The genome window AAGAGATGAGCTGAACTAAGTCTTAGCCCCAGGTTTGTATTAGCTGCTTTAGAGATCTGATAATATGCAGAAAAGGATCATaaactaagcaaataaaataaaatatttcaacatacatataactaaataaaatgcagcacAAGAAACTTAAAACAATTTGAGAAAAAGGCagaattttcttttcatttcatttcgatttgttttgttttatttatttgttgttgggttTATTCGTTGTCAAGACTGTTTAacgtgtatgtatttgtgtgtgtgtgtgagtgtgtgtgtgtgtgtgggtgtttgtgtgtgtgagtgtgttgccgcgaggcaaattaaaaattttgtttctcGACTTTTCCAACATattctcttcttcttgctttttttataattttatttttttgcttatgtTGGCGTTCTTTGCAACTTTTTGCACGCGTTGCCTCCCCCTGCCCCTCCCCTTTTCTCTTCCCTATCacttttcttcttctctttttacTCTTCCTCTTTGCCTGGTTGTGTACTTTGTGCTTATTTTTTcggctcttgttgttgttcttcttgttggtCGGCGCAATGGAAAACTTTCTAATAATGTTGTacacaatttaaatagaatttgcTTCCCTCTTACCAcatcccacacacacacacacacgcacacatacatacacacacagagtgaAACGGCGCAAAATACTTACAATCAACTAGCCTTGTTAGACCCTGTACCTTAACAGCACAAAGGaactaataaattattaaaagaaaacaagtcggaaagtctatagtcgagatcctgACCATAGAATATCcgttaattatttcaatatatatatagaagtcttataaaaactactgcgtacttttgggtgcttgtattgccctaatttttaatgactttggttagctattactacCGTTCTACTTGTCAGATCtagctaattaaattatgttaaattaatttaattttattgtggtTCATCCTAGAATTTTCTCATAAATTAATGCACTAGTcacaactaaatttttcacACCTCAATTCATATGTTTATTATAGGATTTTTATTCGTAGTTTCAAATAGTTGCGCAATATTAACAAGCCAGAGAACAAATACAATTCAGCCACCTGGGGGTCACATGGAGTccaataccctgtaaagttGCTCTGAAGTTTGTAAGCCGGATTGCTGCAGACTCATTGTTGACTTGACTGAGTTATTCTCTTTTCAAGATGCGGCGATACCAATCCGCAATAAATGTCATCTCACTGCGCTCATAATTGGCTCCGAATATAATATTACTTGAGTTGCAGTCGTATTCGAACTGATAGACCGTATCAGGACAATTCACTTCCATCGCATTGCATATTTGTCGCAAGATATAGATCATGCAGTTGTTGCATTTCTCTACCGACCACTTCTCGGACTATAAGTGAATTACACGTAGGTACGAGTACATCATCAGTTAATCTTTAAGTTTACATTAATTACTtacattttttgcaattaGTGACGCTGAGCTAATCAGTTCAATGGCATCGACATGGCCAGATGGTTTTGGACGTGCTACGCAAATCTCTTCAACACCATTTAGAGAACATTCCGACCACCACGATAATTCCAGATCTGATTGTGAGAATCTGCTTGCATCATGGGTTGAATACAGTGGAGGAATCACCTTGCAATCCGTGAATGAGCTGaagtgagagagacagacatagagatagagataaatAGTTATTGATAGTGATAGAGACTGAGTCAGTTGAACAGGACTAACTTTTTTACTCGATTGCGTGCGGCACCCATTGGAGATTCATAGACCACGGTTAATTCGTCCATTTCTACTTGAAACACCTTATAAAACTTCCCGCCGTCACGCTCGGTCCTCAAATGTTGCTTTTTGGGAGTATCTGTAAGTAATATAAtatcaaattacaaaattaacatttatatgaaaattattaagacCAAGACTGgctcataaattaattgtgttcAGCGCACTTTCAGCCTTGATTAAGATTACGATCAGGGAAGAACACCCTACCAgtatcggaaccgttaaccgaaactaaccgtttcattttagTACTGGAACTAaaaccgtaactgaaactcttgtaccggtacggttgtggtaaagttgctaggtcaaagagttgacaaacttccaacaatcataacttgaagaaaacagatcatgattcggtctcttaattcatatCATATTTCAATCATCACAGCCATGGTtctatgttgatggtaagggtcctccctttaatattttgaaaattcaaaattttaaatctcaagtttatacttttaattaactccttattgcataattagtataaaaggacactttaaacttgattctgaggactttcattttttcgTAAAACATCATgtcaaaatgaagaaatattttgacttgtaaagttgctaggtcagaggcttgagcaaattcgaactgtcataactttgtcaaaactgtaGCGATtgtcaagcggaatgtcattttgatgaTGGCTTgtcatctttattttttctgcatgcaatttttattaaattctttgaaGAAATTGTATTCCTCTGGATCTTGATGTTTATtcgatgtcataattattataaatcatttgaaaatgtttccaAATTGATTTGGTGTAGCGTTACGTACCCGAATATAAAAACCGCTTCAGTTTTGTCTCCAAATTCTGACAAATTCTTTCCGTCTGCGACGCCTCCGGTGTAACTGCCTGAAAGATTGGTTCCGCGAGACATAAGTA of Drosophila innubila isolate TH190305 chromosome X, UK_Dinn_1.0, whole genome shotgun sequence contains these proteins:
- the LOC117792294 gene encoding protein cutoff-like, with the protein product MPEPESFPVDLSKQSVKSSGADIFPEYLDNMLFFIKDNKELMLTRINRAFNARCDIITQSQVLQALKCTIYTKRNWRILGTKFQDAYYLCLAEPIFQAVTPEASQTERICQNLETKLKRFLYSDTPKKQHLRTERDGGKFYKVFQVEMDELTVVYESPMGAARNRVKNSFTDCKVIPPLYSTHDASRFSQSDLELSWWSECSLNGVEEICVARPKPSGHVDAIELISSASLIAKNSEKWSVEKCNNCMIYILRQICNAMEVNCPDTVYQFEYDCNSSNIIFGANYERSEMTFIADWYRRILKRE